Within the Anas platyrhynchos isolate ZD024472 breed Pekin duck chromosome 33, IASCAAS_PekinDuck_T2T, whole genome shotgun sequence genome, the region tcttttgaggactgctgcggggctagcggcaccacggcagtggaaatctccgtcctgacattgcgtTATGCCTTGACGccaggatcagggtggtttgaaatgccagggaacggaccatgggttctgGGTCTTTatatgaaggctggaggactgcaaaagaaagaagagcagagatgaaaacccactccttgcagagatccccaggcatcccctgcagaccatgccagccccactcgactcttccccaggccaggaggagcaggagggacaaaggaatccgttgaaagctgctgctcagcaatgtcccaaatgcagccaccagtccttccccacctgcgcaccacaggtcaagtggggcaccttcacaagctggttccctcaccacctgcctccatcccttgggaggattcacacactccaggaatctcctggattctttcctctcgctattgtgcttccccatgagagcaagggctagcaatcgtgaccctgctcctagctgcttgtaggctgtctcatctccctcttcgtcctggttgcgtgctctacaacaggctcccaccttctgtcagccttactgccctttcccctgactcttcctcagggacactcaaccctttcagcggcactgcccagctccaggctgggaggccattccctgacaccacaggctaccccgtctcctctccctcgttcctatggctgcattgctcctccgccccgaagcatttccctggagcagggcaaggcacgggggcctctgccgctgtccccccagccctagcacacgccccactgccctcactcaccgctgaggatttcattcagcttctcctcgctctggtcctcgcagtagcgcgcagcaagacctagacacagagatcccatcagagccccgctccccagcacgctcccagcagcgcagcccctggcctggccagccaggctgtgccccctcctgcaccctggagcaagggcccagtcggggggctctgggggcaacagggcagtgcctggggctgccaaaggctgccccaagagggacccaggggctgggctcaccaatgaatctgacggcctcaagtcgcaaaagggtctgagtggcctgcaggtagggctggctctgctgcaggtattcttctactctgcctctgtcctgctgcagctggagagagagagaacgcagggtcacggggcttgcacaccctctccagggtctcctccagcatcctgggggcagggagggcagaggggcctgcagaagagcctcctggggctctgtgctggcaggaagggagcgaggatgcggctgcaggcagcgggctctggccgggcgcgtttgcccagctggggcaaaccaagttgggtccttaccaagcactccccgatcctccacgtctgttctgtctgggccaagcgcttgagctccttgcatcgcagaaacttTGCAGCCatggcgagagcttccccagaggcctgcggagcagcagaggttgggaggtagcagcacagccttgggaaggagaccctctgtcccctcctcttggcagggctgcgagcctttcccagcgcgttatgggaggctgtggtggggggcagcgtgcactgggttcagtggccaaggcaaggccacgggacagccaccatcggaggcagctcatgctgacggccagagatcccccagagcaaccctgtggcatcagcacacccttgcccacataactgctcagctctgagatctgtacctttgctacgctctcactctggtctctcatgtgaaagtagagtgggagaaggctcctgtgcactctcctcttcatttccttcttcctttgccgcagcacagcctccaccacggtttggaagaggcagatggagtgctcccgcacctggctggactcctggcagggaggaggacaggaggaatttcagcattagcgtggccgatgtgaagggagctcccagcactgtgagatgcttcagcgctggatccttcccagaggagctgctcaggggcagctgcaaggcctggtgcctgtgaagggcaacgcaatcggttgccatcgcaggctgcccgccagccaccccactttcgccaccagccgcaccagccatgcccaagcagagctccccagcgcctgggctgacgaggagactgggaaggccctgcctgagtgctgcccacagggccgggctaaagggcagccctcgttacagggggcccagctgagggctcgggctcccgcagcacacttacgtggtcaaagagtggcaggagcttctcagccagctgcagagccgggccactggccttcctcctctccacatgagccatcacgtttctcagcacaagcagggccttcagcaccacgtctgtgttggtgtcctgcagggcctccaggatgtctggcagcaagacctgaatttcccttgcctgtaggaaagacaccatttcccttccgtgaggcagtgagagaccaccctgggcaaagggctctggttcctgagcaccagcctcctgccttgcttcctggcagcggggagggacgcaagggcagaagagcaaagccccaggctgccaacatggctttgcttgacgatggcccgctcaccttctcagggctctctgacacggtgcagagccctttcagaaccaaaaagcgcaCCTCTgggcttgggtgcctcaggtagctctggaggtgcactgggttaccaaAGTCCTCCTCATAAATGTGATTCTttgccagcatctgcaagaaagagcagtgagagcctggcagggcctgcagggctccctgcagcctcttctcccacctttgggcagggatggggcagcgccagctggcaccaaagaggcaccaggcgcggggagctacgggggcttgccggccccagggaccatgtgtccgtacgtcctgcgggagctggcagtttgggggtagatgggcacagggctgtgcctgtgtgcctgaaggggcacacgtagccctgctgggagcaaggtttcatctgggaactcacagccaagcgacggatgcaggtgtcttcgGTGTCTCCGATGCACCAGTAGCGCACCCGCAAGCCTTCCATCATGTCGTTTAAAACCCTCTTCAAGGTcttcggcatggccaggatcacctcccacatggccaggtcagtgctgcaagcccagaatactctgtcagtgaggctgcctcagccgcagggccacaaactgggccagccccagaggacccaggctgtcctgcagcccctgtgacttggggaacactgagggcccagcctgggcaggcaggagggggctgagctgatgttccctgggggcagggggactctgggctgccttggacagctgggctgctgcagccctggctggcccagtagggctggaacacattggtgggaaggagggctgtgctccttggggatgtcctgccctttgccattggtgtggcaagcagagagtctccaggtgcatctcccgacgcggaacaagccctcaaggatgttaaggccaggacctgtcacgtggcggagagaactgcagcaggttcttgactTCTCTCCAGGGCATCACGGCGGTCAGcttgagaagcagggagtccaggcactgccgcgccgatgccatgtggatgctgcccaggtttctcctgatgcactccatgatctttggcaccttgggggacaaagtgggaatggtgttgccagcagacagcagccattgccacagctgccactcaaactttggccccttccattgctctctgttggcttcaggtggcttctggagcccaagagaccccgatgtgcgagggaggcagggagggaggcagggaaggagagaggaacaacgcctggaagagctcaagggcagggccatggccacaggccacttacatctgtcagccagtagaaagggtcctccaaggctgcgtccagcacgctgcaggccccctgcttgtcatgaatgctggagtcttgtaaagcttcaagggctgtgaggatgatgtccagcctctcatcagggaagagatgtcctccaaacccctgtgggaagaaggaggagcgaagacatgcctcactgagtgtcccaagggtgctgcttagctgagcagcaagggcagctctggagagagggccctcgggggaaggggtgaggatggggcatatggggccagagtgctggccctgcaggtaaccagggcttgctggtggccaggagggctggagctgctgccgggacacaggggagcagccttcgcatagccccagcctggggacaagaggaaccctctcagcagggcgagtgaggccgtgccagccccaccggttctggacccctttgctcacacgagatgcctgctgatgctgcggacaagatccccagcaaggccagagctcattaccttggcaatttcacacggagttgatgttatagaaaatggaagttttgcatactccaatttcttgtgtctctctgcataatttaccatgtcctctctcaatatgcattctaaacagggggaaacagcgaagagtcagtagggaagagcatctttgccaacaagcttgccaaatggtgaaaagcactttcactaggaatggctgaggagggaggctcagacccacggcgaggagagtggtgggcagggatgtaaagcacaaggtgaggagtgctgggagcaagagggacctcagggatgatgcagaaggaggagaagcaatggtgttgggtgccgtgggggtagcagcgtgtcacagacccccttctgctcggggtcaggatgtgcaggaagccccctgacacctgcctttaagacggcagggagcaaacagtcagggagcattctggagggcgtcaccatccctggtgatgcacggctggctctgctgttcactcctcggggaagatgcggtttgggaagtgctcatcgattgatggcttagactgggggagaccacaaaacagcgtggtaggtgatctggggagggttgggaagcacagcagcagagaactgctcctggacggcaggtgagcgtctagcttctgcggaaaacgatagccagaatgctgcgggaagctgctgtgaggagcagaggaggccagggaacctggcagaattccgtgggcagcctccaccaagcacaaaagcaatccttcacaatactcagggagaacaagtagacaaatcagtagatgtttgtgtgcagatggacattgcccaccacaccttcttacctcttccttctgTGAGGAATGCGTAGAAGTGATAAAGAGCATCCAAAGCTATGATTCTGGTGGTATCTTTGCCACCgctgaaaatgaagaggtggcccagcagctgtcccaggatggggatgtggaCCTCTTTGTGGGTGCCAGGGCTGCCCTTGCATTTTCTAGCAGTGAACAAGGTCTGGgcgagggagggaggagagaagggtTAAGTGGAGGCAGAGAGCAGGACCTGGGGAAGGAAGAGCAAGGGCAAAGGAGGGACAAAGACCCTTTCTTcagggcagagctctgctgaggCCCCCACCTGTGCCCGGTCTTGCTGCACAGGCACCCCCAAGCTGCAGGATGCTCTGGAATGTAGGGAAGGGGAGACAGGCTGGCTGAAGGGTTCCTGGCATCTTACCTTCCCCAGATATGTGACCAGGAAATCACTCATCCTCTCAATATTCTGCAGGGCAATCTTGCGCACAGCTGTGTTATGGGAGTTGGCATAGTGCAGCAGCGCCTGTGAGCAGAGAAGCTGCTGGTCTGCCCTTGGAGCTGATGCCTtctccagcagaagcagcactgctgaaCCCCTGGCTGTGCTCACGCCGTCCATCAAAGCTTCCCCCAAGGTGGAGCAAAGCCCTCAGCAGGGCTCCTGCCCCTGCGTTCCTGCCCTTGCAGGCTTGCCACAGATCCACCAGCCAACTTTGTGGTCAGGCAGACAGGCAGATGCCACCTGCCAGCGCAGCCTCAGCTCCTTCCTGCGCCCTCCCCCAGAACgcggccctctgtcccccctcCGTGAAGGCTGGCTTCTGTGGCTTGAACCAAGGGTCCGCAATGGGGCAGGGATACAGCCACTGGGCAGCCAGGAGATCAGGGCATCAGGGCCACGCTCCCGTGCAGGATGGGCATgtccctggggatctctgcccCATTCACACCTGGCAAGAGAAGACTGGAGGGACTGGGGGAACGGAggagagcagctccagctgccgCCACTGTGGTGCCCAAGGAGTGGGCTAAAATTCTCCCACTGCTTTGGCACACGGTGATctcttggggtctgcaggggctGGCCCAGAAGTGCCATGGGCAAGGTTTTGCTGTGACATGAGAGGATTCTTCAGAGGGGAAAGGGTCTTTGACCACAGCCAGGGGATGCCAGGCTCCCAGAAGAACTTGGTGGGCTTCCCCAAAGGAGGTGGGCGCCTGCCTGCAGTATGCTCAGTCCTAGCACTAGGGGTGGGCCATCCACTGCAGCATGGACATTCATTACCCCCCCAGCTGTGGAACCACTCCTGGGAAACCGACTATTTGCAAATGCCAGACCTGCAAAATATTCTGCAACTCCTTGCCGACACTGGAGATTGGACAGTTGCGTACAAAGGCCTGCAGCATGATTTCCATGGCGTTCATGGTCTGCAAGGAGGACAGAGGATCAGAGAAGCATTTCTGAGCTCCttctcacccccaggagctgacTGAACCTCCAGCAGCAAGGGAGGACACATGCACCGCCTCACAGAGCCCGGGGGTGACTTTGGGGCTAAACAACTCCTGTGTGGAGACCTCCTGGATCAGGccagagaaggggaaggggaagaagagattaggctgggaaagcaaatctgggccccggccctgcattCGTTGTCCGGTTGCCTCAGCACGTGGGAGCatggcagcagcccagcaggactGAGGGTGTCactacctcacccagcacataccttggtGTAGAGATCTTTTTCTGCCGCTGACATGTCCAAAtagggaggcagaaagaagacgcTCTTGAAGCAGGCATGCAGGagactctcctttttgccatcCAGTGCTGACTCCACTGTGGCGCTAAGAAGGGAGATAGGAGCTTGTTGGACGTTGGTGCTGGAGTGGTGCCTCAAGGCTTAGGGAAGGAGGACAGGCATCCATGGGAGGACAGGCATGTCCCTGGGAGGACATGTCTTCCCATGGACAGGCATCCCTGCGAGGGATGGGAAACCTTCCTgtcagcttcagggccaccaggacattgcccaGGGATGTGCTGGCCAAAGTAGGGGCTTAGCAGGTACCTGAGCGTGGCAATAGTTAGCATGGCTTTCATTCGAAACGCTGTGTGCAAACTGTCTGTGGGCTCCTCTTCCAGCAAAACCTGCAAAGCACAACCAGGATGGGACGTGGCAGACACCAGCCCCCCGTGCCTGCTGCTGAAGGCCCAGCAGCACACCCAGTCCTGCCTTGGGCAGCTTGGTGTCTGTGCATGGTTTGTCtccacctccccctgccccagcctcacAGGGGGCTGGCGCTCaaggggccttgccccttccccaacctgCCATGCGTCCCCTCACCTTGATGTTCTCTGCCAGCTCCATTTCGCGGCAGAAGGCATCCATGTCCTCCAACAAGGAACAGTCTCTGCACATGGTGCAGATGCTCTCCAggaacttcattttcttttcctcatcctggcagccacaaagagaACCACGGGGAGCGTGAGGGGGGAGAACCAGAGCCCACAGCACCGGAGTGCTGCGACGTGCGGTGCTGTCTGAGACACACagagggcagcagctctgcccagccagcagcgctcctgctgcctggcagcagggccagggcccTGTCAGGACACACCAGCACAGCCACGACAGAAGTGGCTGCCCTTACCTTCTTTGTGCTGACAAAAATCTGGATGAAGTTCTTGGCTTCCTCTTTGCCAAAATCCCATAACCAGGCATCTAGCAATGGAGAAGAGCGAGGAGTGCTGCAGTGAGGGGCTGAAGGCAGGAgcgaggagaggaagggcccccaGCACGAGAGACACACggacctgctggagcaggtccagaggaggcccTGATGCTGatcagaggcctgcagcacctcccctaggacaggctgagagagctgggcttcttcagcctggagaagaggaggctccagGGGGCCCTTAGAGCGGCCTTCCTGTACCTGGAGGAGGGCCTGGCCGACAGGatagctggggagggactctttatcaggagTGCTGTGACAGGACAAGGCCTAACAGATTTAACCTCACGGAGGGTAGATTTCAATTAGGTATTCAATTAGCAACAAATTCTATActctgagggtgctgaggcagcAGGATCTGGGCCCCCTCTAAGCTCCCTCCCAACCCGGGGCGAGGCCATGCTGGGTTGggctcccagcacccccagcatccAGGTGCCATTCTGCCCCCCACCCACAGGATCCCACTGCTGCCGTGCCAGGAAAGACGTCCTGGCTTCAAGCAGGGATGCTTGCCTGGCCCCAACCTTCCCAACCCCACGGGATGCTCACTCACTGGGATTCGGTGGCAGGAAATCCAAGGAGTGCAGCGGAAATCTGCTCTCCTCAggagaccaggtctcctgccagttCGTCCTGGAGCAGGACTGGATTCTCCTTACCGCCCTGCGGCATGGAGGAATGAAGCGATGGTTGCAAGGATACCTCCCCAGGACAACACGGTGTCTTCTCCAGTGGCGGCAGCGTCGGAACCACATTTTGGGACGTGGGCTGTGCACTTAGACTCCTTAAAGgctctgtgctcctgccctgtcccgtCACTGTCCTGCACGGACACTGAGGGTCTGGGTCACAGCTGCATATTTGGTAGCAGATGGGGGCGTCATCAAGGGAGGTCACAAAGGGTTCCACTGTGACACGCTTCTGGGCTGGGCGGGTGAGCAGCTCAGCACTGCACAGCCACTTGCCCACCCTGTCCCAGCAGGATGGCGATGGGAATCAGAAGGGCAACGATGAGAAAGCTCATGGATCGAGATAAATATAACATTCTAGGAAAAGCCAAAGATGCacatgcaagcaaagcaaaagaaggactccattcactacttcccattgGCAAGCAGGtgctcagccacttccaggaaagtaGGGCTGCTCAAACCTCggggtttcttgggaagacaaatgccatcccTCTGAACTTCTGTCCGtcctccttttttctcccagtcttATGGCTAAGCATATTCTCCAATATTCTCCAAGGGACAGTACCAAAGTACAGGGAAGATAGCAAATTCAAGGCCCAAATGCAATATTAGGCTCAAGCACAGTGATCTGAAAAAACACACGCAGCCTTAGCAAACT harbors:
- the LOC140000289 gene encoding maestro heat-like repeat-containing protein family member 7 is translated as MLAKNHIYEEDFGNPVHLQSYLRHPSPEVRFLVLKGLCTVSESPEKAREIQVLLPDILEALQDTNTDVVLKALLVLRNVMAHVERRKASGPALQLAEKLLPLFDHESSQVREHSICLFQTVVEAVLRQRKKEMKRRVHRSLLPLYFHMRDQSESVAKASGEALAMAAKFLRCKELKRLAQTEQTWRIGECLLQQDRGRVEEYLQQSQPYLQATQTLLRLEAVRFIGLAARYCEDQSEEKLNEILSVLQPSYKDPEPMVRSLAFQTTLILASRHNAMSGRRFPLPWCR
- the LOC140000288 gene encoding maestro heat-like repeat-containing protein family member 7, encoding MWFRRCRHWRRHRVVLGRYPCNHRFIPPCRRAVRRIQSCSRTNWQETWSPEESRFPLHSLDFLPPNPNAWLWDFGKEEAKNFIQIFVSTKKDEEKKMKFLESICTMCRDCSLLEDMDAFCREMELAENIKVLLEEEPTDSLHTAFRMKAMLTIATLSATVESALDGKKESLLHACFKSVFFLPPYLDMSAAEKDLYTKTMNAMEIMLQAFVRNCPISSVGKELQNILQALLHYANSHNTAVRKIALQNIERMSDFLVTYLGKVRCQEPFSQPVSPSLHSRASCSLGVPVQQDRAQVGASAELCPEERVFVPPLPLLFLPQVLLSAST